The DNA segment taattctGTTAAAGATAGAGGATGAGAGCATGTGTGGTAAGTGCTCTGAGCTGAGAGATAGAACTAAAGTAAATCATGCATGTAGGCAGCTAAATAAAAGGAAAGGCAGAGCGCTAGATTTTAGTCTAAAAGATCGAGCATCTAATCCATAGCGTCGTTGTATCTTTCGACACAAAACGGAGCCAAAAATTTGGTTAATCTCTAATCCTTACCAAAAAACGAGTAGTGACTAGTGAGCCTCCACGTACAGACTTCCACGATTAATTaggaactactccctctgtctctgaatataaggaattttggttGAAAGTGACATATCCTAATTCAACTAATCTGGACAGAAGCGTATTCAGATTCATATCCTACCAAAATCCTTTATttagagacgaagggagtagtacatACTTTATTTGTCAAACCATATAATTAACACTATATAATACTCCAATCTAGTAAAAATTACAACATAAATACAATGTAACTATAATGTGATTGGTATATAAGTAGTGTAACTGTACACTGGGATAGAatgtaattacagtgtaactgtATATGCAAGTACCATGTAATTACTTCGTTTTgaatattaatataattttggCTTTTGAGTCAACACAACTACTGTGCTCGGTTGGTTAGGAGCTCTCAACGACTGAGCAGATCAGCAATCGACTCCCTGCTGCTGCGTAGCACGGATCTTAATACATATCCTATGGCCAAAAATTCAactattttttaacaaaaaaaactgACGACGTACTTATAGCAAGTCCGTTGTAGACTGGGAAGACAAGGGCAAACCATAATGAACTCCATGCATCTTTATTTTCCATATAGGTTTCAAGACTGACAACTGTACCTCAGTACCAATGGCAATCTACATGTATGGGGCTGTGAAATTGACTTCAAAATGGTAGCACTTAAATTTGTTGTAAGTAGTATAGAGGTCAGGGTTGCTATCAATCAGCTAACCCAAAGAATAGAAGGCAGCTCAATTAACCCAACTGcgcatcatatattcatatatgttgctatattttagataGGTGGTACTCGAAGCATCCTAGAGTTCTGGTGGGGGCAGGCAGAACTGATAGAACTGTATCTTCAATGGCAAATCAAATATTACTGTTGCAATAATCCCACCAGATCATATACGCTGTTTGTATAAAGATCTGGATGGATAGTATTTGAAGCGTCCTGAAGTTCTGGTAAGGTAGTCACCCCTGCGATTACAATGCAAGTCCAAACGGCATTTGAGACTTGATTGGGCATAAGGGGTAAGATTTTCTACACATGGAATAATAAGAGAAGTTCCTCACCAGACAGAACAAGTAGTGTTTTGCAACCAGTGTTCTGGCCAAATAGTATGTCAGTGTCTAGTCTGTCACCGACCATGCACATTCTTGATGTCTCCAAATTGAAGCTGCAGCATTTCAAAGAGTAATAAAGATTTACCCAAGCAGTAACTGTAAATCAATACAGGAAAACGAAATCATTGTGTGTCTTGTCTTCTTAATGAGGATGAAACATTATGAAATTGGCCACGGGCGTTGGGATGGGAGGAATAGCACTAGATCATATGGGCATAGTAAGAAGATGGAGAGATCTCCGCAGGGAGGACAGAAGAAATATGTGTACGATTTTGTTAGCTCTTTGCTCGATTAAATCAACAGGTTTGTCAGGACTTTTTAGCGGCAGCCCTAATGAAAAACTTGATCAAAGGACAACTTCCTAACTAGTAGGTGATAGTGATACTACTGCGTACCAATTAATAGGAGATAGGCTACCAAACAGAAGCAAACCAAACCCTAATTGAATTGAGAATTTGAGGCCTAATGCAGTATCCACAGCacttttactttaaaaaaaaatttcacaacaCTTTCATAAAAACCATATTAACAGAACACTTCTCCAACCAAAACAAATACTTATGAATATATGTTTCTCCATCCAACATTTGTTCTTCCAGTGTCATGTTACTCGTTTGGTTTGGTCCGTTATTCATATGGCTTCTAACTTACAACCTCCTCAAAATGGTACTCAGATGTTTGGGCGTTGGCTTACATATGTTCCTAAAGACATGAGAAATCTGTTTTTGATGGGTGCAGCAGCTCTTTGTTGGTCCATTTGGCTAAGCAGAAACGGGGTCATTTTTACAACAAGATGGTGTCTTTCCTCCTTTGCAGATTATTGCTTTAGCCACCCGATGGCTACGCACCTGGTCTATCCTCCACAAACCGGGTCTTCAGGATACTATTGTGGCGGTATCGCGACGTTTGGATCAGGTGGCACATGAATTTTTCGATCTAGTCTACGGTTTGATAGTCACTAATTTCCCTGTTTTGTGTTGAGGGTGTAGTTAGGTCCTCTTTTGTGGCTATGTGCATTTCATACAGAGGCCGGGAGTGGGCTCAGTTAGAATGTATCATCTTGGTGTATttgattgagttttttttaataaagcttccattatcggaaaaaaatgaatatatgtTTCTGGCTTGGAGTTCTATTAACAACAATTCACAAATATGACTTACTTGTCATTTGTCAACCCCACcaatcatgtaaaaaaaaaatccaaactaaTGAATTGCATGAGCCTATTTGTTGGTATCCTATCTCTAGTTATTAGCCACACACCAAACCCTCATGTAGGTTACAAGGAATTGTTTTTCTAAATTGGTCGGTATTGCCAATTTGTTTAGTCAGTGCACATTTAAACAATCTTAGAAGGTTTCTAGATTTCTGTTGCAAAGAATTGATAATGCAAATGCTTGAATGACTAACAAAATGCCACTTTTCTTATGTGTGTACGTCACAAACCTTTTCAAGAGGAAGTCCATTAAAAAGCTTGAAGGTTTTCCAACAACAATGGGCTCTTTCTGCACAGAGCAACTAACAGCAGCAACCATAGTTCCCGCTCCTGCTACTTACAGTGATCAGGAAACGAAGCAATAAAGAAAATGGCCAGTAGGATCATGGTTCAATAAATTCAAACCTGGCCATTCTTGAACGGATGTCATATGACCAGTAGGATCACGGTTGGTCGCAATGAAAAGGCAGCCTGGATTCTCACGAATACACAAGCTCGCATACCTGCAAGAGTAGCATTATGATTTAATCATTACAAAATTTCATTGAGAAAATAGTGGACATAGGCTTAGGTGGTTGTTTTTAATCTTTGTTTAGATATACTAATTAAACTATGTATTAGGAAAAATGTGTTGTCCTGTATAATGTATAGACAAAATTCCAATGTTCTGATTAAAAACAAACAGTTCCCTCTGCATGGGTGGTCACTATTTCTGTTCTTGCAGGGTGTAAAAACTCCATGGCCATACTATAAATCTAAGAAACAAACACTAGGTTTCTCCATACAACAATAATCTGTTGACTGTTGCAATTAATAAATCACTGGCAGCAACCGGAATCAGGAGTAACTGAAATTGTCCATGCCCCCACTCCCTCTTTTCTCCTGCAGCACCTTGTCCTACACCATTTGCTTGCTGAGCCATCACTCTGTACCACCAGCGACATCAAGAACATATAGTAGCTAGCAACTGCTGACCACAAGGTGTCCATTTGACCTGATGCCTGCAGTGCCAACGAATCCATATTTGTGGAGAGATTGAATAGGGGAAAAGAAGGGCTCTGTACAAGATTTGGCTGTGGAGTTCAAGAGCAGAGAGAAGAGCAAGTAAGGAGGAATGTAAGAGAGATTTTTCAGCTGGTTATTTAGACTTTCTCATGTCTAGACTCTAGACcaaattaacattttttttagtatttccGTCAAACAAACTATTATGTAAAtaagggttttttttatttgaccaCCATTAACTCTTGTCTCCGTGATTTACCTCCCTTAACTCTTTAAACCAAATAAATTATCCACTGCTATTATGCTAACAAAGTAAGAACTAACTAATTTTCCAAAAATCCCTATTAAAACATGTTTTATTAAACTAAGTTAATTATTAAGATGCAAACGATCAAGAAAGGAGCAAACCCACAGTTCAACCCAGAACTATTGCATTGGTCCAGAAAACACCCTAAACTATAAGACCGCCCACTATTCATCcccgaactattaaaaccggtcaAAACGCCCCTTTCACTTAAAATCACCCCGGTTTTACTCAGCTAACGGTGGTTTTATGCTATGTGGCATCCTAATAGACAACATTTGCTGATTTGCCATGCtgatacaaaacaaaaaaataatggaaGAGCCCACTGGTTAGGGAAAGCTCCTCTGGCAACTCATCCTTTACTGCTAACACTTGTTCCTCCTCCTAAGCTGAGCAGAAGGAGCGAGAATTGAACCAAGGCCAAGGAATGACTAACCGGACATATGGAATGACCTCCAAGCTAGTCCCACAGGAAGCATAGTGAACGGAGCTAGCAGGGTGTTGTGGCCACCGCTCATGGTTTATAACCACATGCCACCCACATTGCCATCAGATCAGAGAAAAGTAAAGCAGGGTAGACCTCAGCAGCCGCAGAAGAACACAGGCAGTGGGCAAGCAAAATTTTACCCCCAAAATCTGGGAACAAAACACGATGTAGCATCCACTTTTGAATGGGTGAAGTACCCAAATGAATTAGTTTTGCTTGTTCAAGATTGTGTTTCAAACAGCTTAGTAGTTGATTTTCAGAGTCCGTAAAAGTTGACGGATGAAAAATGGACTTGTTCTTTAAATTTAGGCATAAATTTTCATTTTGCATAAAATAATTGAAAACTTTGGAAACACTCCAAGTTATTAACAAGGTGAATAAAACATCATATCAACAGAATGCTTGGTAGAAATATAGTGTTCTTGCTGACTCTTGTTTCAACTCTTATGTCCTGAATATTCTCTTGACAATTATGCAAACAGCTATTAGTAACTTCCAAGTGATACTAAGCTATTCTACTAAGGAGAGGGGAAGCTACAGAcggaaagagaaaaggaagcaAAAGGTACTACAGAACTTGTGAAGGTACTAGGGAGGATAGAAATCTTAACCATCAGCTGTAAAATTAGTGGTGCATCCAACACACAAAGAATGAAAGGAGGGGGAAAAAGACCAATGGGCCTGAACTATTTGTGTGCCATTTCCCCACAAGTGAGGATCATTCAACAGTTTACCCAGTAGGGCAATCGGCGTCAACGATTCACATTTCCTGTGGACTGTGGTTATGCTTAAAAGCTTAAAAGATGTACagaattcttttctttttttgtaaaAGATACTCTGATGTCCATTAACCCCACAGCTTTCTCATGGATCTGCCAGTAAGTAAACCTCTAATACATTGTAGAAGGGAAAGGTGCAAAGGTTAAATTTGGTACATTATATGGGTAACTGAAACAAGCACGTGTTGTGATTGGCAATGAAGATAAGATTAAAACAAAAGGATAAGATCATAAGAGGCCTCACTGCATTTTGTAGTAGTTGAAGTACTGATCAAGTCCAACAATGACAGCTCCAACCTGGAATAGATATTTCATTAAGCTTAGTCTGCATGATTACATTCAGACTGATCTACATAAGATCAAAACTCCGATGAAGAGGTTTTGATATTACACTTTTGTCATGTTCAAAGTAGAAGTTTGCCTCCAGCAATATGTTTTTCTTGCCATCCTCCTGTAGAAAACATCATTAGTTGAATGGGAAGGTGAAATATGGTAATATATCCCTGGAAGGGGAATTTCAGTTTTCAGTCATTCAGCACCTGTCCCTTAAGATGGATAAAGGAAAATCCACCATGCTACATTTAAGAAACATGCTTATGTGACTACAATATTTATGCATTCCTCTGGCCACTGACTACAATACTTATCCAAGTCCAACTGCAGCTGTTAGAAACTCAAATTTGTGTGGATACTTCTGGCCTATTTTATTTTCAACAACACTGGTGATGCTGTGTCTATTACTTTCAAACCATAGGACATGGCCTACGGTAAGCATATATCCTCTGTGGTGGCCCACTAATTACTATAGCTTCTTCACTGGTGGCTAGAAAAATAAGACTCAATATAACAATGCATAGGAGTCATATTAGAACTAAGACGATGCATCATCAGTGTTAGGTAACTGAACTCAACATAAAGGAGACCTGCTAGAAGTCAAAATTCTAGGAAGCATTAGATGCACCAAAAATAGAATATCATAGTGAAATAAGAGGAACCTCCACTGCAAACATGAACCGGAGATGGATAAAGGAAAATCTACCTAATTTGTAAGGGAAGGAGTAAGGATGCCATGCTTATCTTACCGGGCCACCTAAACATTCAAAACCGGCTAATCTGAGCTCTTCCAAAATACCATCCTCACCGACAACATAAACCTTAAGAAGAGAAGTTTCAACTTTGATCAGTATTACATGAGTGATAACAAGGGCACAAAATACATGAAAAACCACTGTTTTGTGGTACACTAACATAAATTAAGTAGCATGGTAAGATCAAGCATCACTATTTGTCCCTTGCATAAATGGTCTTTTAAATATCTTTAGCAGATACCAATTCTTAATCCTGTGGAGGTAGTTTTATCAGTCATATCATAGTTAATGCTTATCACAACTTAAAATTGACTTTATTGAGTGTATATTGTATTATTGTATAGACAGCTTCAACCTGGAGGTTAGCACACAGCTACACACAAACTATGCACTTATTTCTTTAACCTTTTCTAATACAATTTAAGACTAAATACATGTGTATCTTGTTTCAACATCTAAACCCTTTTTGCTGTGCCTCTCTAGCATACAGGCTACAGCTGGAATAGCAACACAGCTCTGCACCAGAGCGAAGTCGTGCTGTGGCAAGAGTTTGGCCTCGCCATACCATTGCTCATGAGGATGGTCTGGTGGTGTGATAACCAAAGCTGTCACACCAACAGTGTTACTGGCAAGAAAAAAGGCTCAGAAAGTAGAACGGAATAAAAAATGTGAGAGTCACTTTATGTCATGAAGCTTCCTGCATATATGTGTTACACTACTCCTAAGCCAATGCTTTGTTAAAGTGCCTTCATAGTTTTTTCTTGATGAAAACATTAGTAACTGTTAGTACAGAAGATATTCAACACCATGTCTAGAAAGCAGATTgaaattagattaaaaaaatacctaaatattaaattcaaatatttggTACAGTTGCGCCTTTTTACTTGACATTTTGACCCTTCACAATCTTCAAGatgcaactttgaccattacTTATTATAAACTTTTAAGATGTGATAATACAATTATGAAATTGTGAAAGCATCTATAATAACAAATCTAATGGCAcacattttattaaaaaatcaaaatagttTCAAACATGTCAGTAGTCAAACTTTAGAAAGGTTGACCACATGTATTTCAGGGCTTCAAATAAAAAGAATGGAGGTAATATGAATTAGTGGTACCTTCTTTTCTGGAGAGAAATTATTTAACTTCAAGAACATGGCTGCTGCAAATGATGATGTAAAGATCTCTTCCTGCAGAGAAGATAACAATTACTATGTAACAAATAATCACGATACAGGAAACTATCATCAGAGG comes from the Oryza glaberrima chromosome 9, OglaRS2, whole genome shotgun sequence genome and includes:
- the LOC127785039 gene encoding phosphoglycolate phosphatase 2-like isoform X1, which codes for MANGLPNPLLTADAARSLVDSVDAFLFDCDGVIWKGDQLIEGVPETLDLLRKMGKKLVFVTNNSRKSRRQYSKKFRALGLEVTEEEIFTSSFAAAMFLKLNNFSPEKKVYVVGEDGILEELRLAGFECLGGPEDGKKNILLEANFYFEHDKSVGAVIVGLDQYFNYYKMQYASLCIRENPGCLFIATNRDPTGHMTSVQEWPGAGTMVAAVSCSVQKEPIVVGKPSSFLMDFLLKSFNLETSRMCMVGDRLDTDILFGQNTGCKTLLVLSGVTTLPELQDASNTIHPDLYTNSVYDLVGLLQQ
- the LOC127785039 gene encoding phosphoglycolate phosphatase 2-like isoform X2 — protein: MANGLPNPLLTADAARSLVDSVDAFLFDCDGVIWKGDQLIEGVPETLDLLRKMGKKLVFVTNNSRKSRRQYSKKFRALGLEVTEEEIFTSSFAAAMFLKLNNFSPEKKVYVVGEDGILEELRLAGFECLGGPEDGKKNILLEANFYFEHDKSVGAVIVGLDQYFNYYKMQYASLCIRENPGCLFIATNRDPTGHMTSVQEWPAGAGTMVAAVSCSVQKEPIVVGKPSSFLMDFLLKSFNLETSRMCMVGDRLDTDILFGQNTGCKTLLVLSGVTTLPELQDASNTIHPDLYTNSVYDLVGLLQQ